The Phragmites australis chromosome 15, lpPhrAust1.1, whole genome shotgun sequence genome window below encodes:
- the LOC133892670 gene encoding pentatricopeptide repeat-containing protein At1g63070, mitochondrial-like — protein sequence MRRALPGFLRRALVIRNYPSMLHLSSQACCLYNLDHQETSRGATSSDYRSRCLLPLITLAVRTSNWDAARKISFRECVRLYGLSQSTGLFALLMQSFLPRRIREIRCLIQSVVDYCGNAGPNLFELAPMLVSNLGGSMTLLQVYAAVIRIFVESSMFEDALLTYVEAKKVGIELRLCNFLLKCLVEGNQTMYARSLFDDMKSSGPSPNVYSYSVLMSMYTHGERLCLEEACELLYEMETNGVQPNAATYGTYLYGLCRARQVTSAWDFLQMLCQRGYPCNSYCFNAVIHGFCTEGQVHKAVEVFDGMKKGGFVPDVHSYSILVNGLCKQGDLLTGYGVLVEMARNGISPNPVSYSSLLHGLCKTGKVELAFQLFKSLRDQGFEHDQIVYSIILHGCCQHLDLEIVYDLWNDMIHHDFAPDVYNYTSLIYALCRHRYLKEALEVFELMLENGISPNIVTCTILVDSFSKEGLIGEAFLFLDKVYQLGIVPNLCMYRVIINGLCKINKSGDVWGIFADMIKRGYVPDVVLYSIIIDGFVKALKLQEAFRLYHKMLDEGIKPNIFTYTSLINGLCHDDRLPEVIALLKHMVGEELVPDKIVYTSVIACYCRRSNMKAALELLTEMEQCGLSPDAFVYTCLIVGFSKVLVMDGARLMMEEMAKKKLTPTVVTYTALIIGYLKTGDEKQANMVYRSMLQAGIIPDGKLSCILGFDNDGSDSDHSQKVQDVT from the coding sequence ATGCGCCGGGCACTTCCAGGGTTCCTGCGTCGAGCCCTTGTGATCAGGAACTACCCCTCAATGTTGCACCTTTCCTCTCAGGCTTGTTGCTTGTACAACTTGGACCATCAAGAAACCAGTCGAGGTGCTACCAGCAGTGATTATAGAAGCCGGTGTCTTCTTCCCTTGATCACACTAGCAGTGCGGACTTCGAACTGGGATGCTGCCAGAAAGATAAGCTTCAGGGAGTGTGTGAGGTTATACGGACTATCTCAGTCGACCGGGTTGTTTGCCTTGCTTATGCAGTCATTCTTGCCACGGAGAATCAGAGAGATCCGGTGCTTGATTCAGAGCGTGGTTGATTACTGTGGAAATGCTGGGCCGAATCTGTTTGAGTTGGCTCCTATGTTGGTCAGCAATTTGGGTGGTTCAATGACGCTGTTACAGGTTTATGCTGCAGTCATCCGGATTTTTGTAGAGTCGTCAATGTTTGAGGATGCTCTTCTCACTTATGTTGAGGCCAAGAAGGTTGGTATTGAGCTGCGTTTGTGCAACTTCTTACTGAAGTGTTTAGTTGAGGGGAACCAAACCATGTACGCGAGGAGTTTGTTCGATGATATGAAGAGTTCTGGTCCTTCACCAAATGTCTACTCTTATTCGGTTTTGATGAGTATGTATACACATGGAGAGAGGTTATGCTTAGAGGAAGCGTGTGAGCTTCTTTATGAAATGGAAACAAATGGTGTGCAACCGAATGCTGCAACCTATGGAACTTACCTCTATGGGCTTTGCCGAGCTAGACAGGTGACATCTGCATGGGACTTTCTTCAAATGCTTTGTCAGAGAGGCTACCCTTGCAACAGTTATTGTTTCAATGCAGTGATTCATGGTTTCTGTACTGAGGGCCAGGTTCACAAAGCTGTAGAAGTGTTTGATGGGATGAAGAAAGGTGGATTTGTCCCTGATGTCCACAGCTACAGTATACTAGTGAATGGGTTATGCAAACAAGGGGATCTGTTGACAGGTTATGGCGTGCTTGTTGAAATGGCAAGAAATGGAATCAGTCCTAATCCAGTGAGTTATAGTTCACTTTTGCATGGTCTTTGCAAGACTGGAAAGGTCGAATTGGCATTTCAGCTTTTCAAGAGCCTCAGAGACCAAGGTTTCGAGCATGACCAGATAGTTTACAGCATCATTCTTCATGGTTGTTGTCAACATTTAGATCTAGAGATTGTTTATGACCTTTGGAATGACATGATTCATCATGATTTTGCTCCAGATGTTTACAATTATACTAGCCTGATCTATGCATTATGTAGACATAGATACCTTAAAGAAGCATTGGAAGTATTTGAACTCATGCTTGAGAATGGGATAAGTCCGAACATTGTGACCTGCACAATCCTAGTTGACAGCTTTAGCAAAGAAGGGCTGATCGGTGAAGCCTTCCTATTCCTGGACAAAGTATATCAGTTGGGAATCGTCCCAAATCTTTGCATGTACAGAGTTATTATCAATGGCCTTTGCAAGATCAACAAATCTGGTGATGTATGGGGAATTTTTGCAGACATGATAAAGAGGGGTTATGTTCCTGATGTTGTCCTCTACAGTATTATTATTGATGGTTTCGTGAAAGCTTTGAAGTTGCAGGAGGCCTTCAGGTTGTATCATAAGATGTTGGATGAAGGCATAAAACCTAATATATTTACGTATACTAGCCTCATAAATGGGCTGTGCCATGATGATAGACTTCCTGAAGTTATTGCATTGTTGAAGCATATGGTCGGAGAGGAACTGGTACCTGACAAGATTGTGTACACATCTGTTATTGCATGCTACTGTAGGCGTTCAAATATGAAGGCTGCTCTGGAATTGCTCACAGAGATGGAGCAATGTGGTTTATCACCAGATGCTTTTGTCTATACTTGTCTAATTGTTGGCTTTAGTAAAGTGCTTGTGATGGATGGTGCACGCTTGATGATGGAAGAAATGGCAAAAAAGAAGCTTACACCTACTGTTGTTACATATACAGCTCTCATAATTGGATACTTAAAAACGGGGGATGAGAAACAAGCTAATATGGTGTACAGAAGTATGCTTCAGGCAGGCATTATTCCGGATGGCAAGCTGAGTTGTATTTTGGGCTTCGACAATGACGGAAGTGATTCTGATCATTCTCAGAAAGTGCAGGATGTAACATAG
- the LOC133891918 gene encoding uncharacterized protein LOC133891918 — MPLPSMRLVRLVVALLWCALLCADASVHDYTGEWFAGVGNAFVLHGGSEGVYASAAAGAFIRFEKVAFRRTQESAAEAEQDGNRTATVTAVIFEAGDRDAVGGTDVSSGRALCCRPDMAKMGTCTEGALVYRAPNGTGGWPKVLAASFLPGVLEAAFPDETVTVARTGMYTLLFVHCDASLAGGAGQVSAEGKTIWKNNRGYLPGRMAPLVPFYGLMSLAFAALAAYWFAQYARFWREVVPLQSYATLVIALGMVESATWYFDLAEFNESGVRPRGATFWAATAGAARGAVSRVLVLLVAMGHGVVRPTLSGLSSRVAGLGAAFFAAAEALEVGENVGTVSDHSPSSAKRMFLVLPVAALNTVFVYWIFSSMSKTLNKLKAKRMTVKLEMYRKFTNALIIAVAVSLGWITFEIHFKSTDGYSERWRAAWVIPAVWQLISFSLLCAICHLWAPSHSSTRYAYSDEEEGEDVDRDLEDTRPLIRPGPLSYVDTWAISVSHDATTVILRTDSGVYAKAGDGDKRV; from the exons ATGCCACTGCCGTCCATGAGGCTTGTGCGCCTCGTGGTGGCCTTGTTATGGTGCGCCCTCCTCTGCGCCGACGCGTCGGTGCACGACTACACCGGCGAGTGGTTCGCCGGCGTCGGGAACGCCTTCGTCCTCCACGGCGGCAGTGAGGGCGTCTACGCCTCCGCTGCGGCGGGCGCATTCATCCG CTTCGAGAAGGTCGCCTTCAGGAGGACGCAGGAGTCTGCGGCTGAGGCAGAGCAGGACGGCAACCGCACGGCCACGGTCACGGCGGTCATCTTCGAGGCAGGCGACCGCGACGCCGTCGGTGGCACGGACGTCTCCAGCGGGCGCGCGCTCTGCTGCAGGCCGGACATGGCGAAGATGGGGACATGCACAGAGGGGGCGCTCGTGTACCGCGCGCCGAATGGCACCGGCGGCTGGCCCAAGGTTCTCGCGGCCTCGTTCCTCCCGGGAGTCCTCGAGGCGGCGTTCCCGGACGAGACCGTCACCGTAGCGCGCACCGGCATGTACACCCTCCTCTTCGTCCACTGCGACGCATCGCTCGCCGGCGGGGCCGGGCAGGTGTCCGCTGAGGGCAAGACCATATGGAAGAACAACCGCGGCTACCTCCCCGGCCGGATGGCCCCCCTCGTGCCTTTCTACGGACTCATGTCGCTGGCGTTCGCCGCCCTCGCGGCGTACTGGTTCGCGCAGTACGCGCGGTTCTGGCGGGAGGTGGTGCCGCTCCAGAGCTACGCCACGCTCGTGATCGCCCTAGGGATGGTGGAGTCCGCCACGTGGTACTTCGACCTCGCCGAGTTCAACGAGTCCGGCGTCCGGCCGCGCGGCGCGACGTTCTGGGCGGCCACGGCcggcgcggcgcgcggcgcGGTGTCGCGCGTGCTGGTGCTGCTCGTCGCCATGGGCCACGGCGTGGTGAGGCCCACGCTCTCGGGGCTCAGCTCCAGGGTGGCCGGCCTCGGCGCGGCGTTTTTCGCCGCGGCGGAGGCCCTTGAGGTCGGTGAGAACGTCGGGACCGTCAGCGACCACTCGCCGTCGTCGGCAAAGAGGATGTTCTTGGTGCTCCCCGTCGCGGCCCTGAACACGGTGTTCGTCTACTGGATATTCAGCTCGATGTCGAAAACTCTGAACAAGCTTAAG GCGAAACGAATGACGGTGAAGCTGGAGATGTACCGGAAATTCACCAACGCCTTGATCATTGCAGTGGCCGTGTCGCTCGGATGGATCACATTTGAG ATCCACTTCAAGTCGACGGACGGGTACAGCGAGCGGTGGCGCGCCGCGTGGGTCATCCCGGCGGTGTGGCAGCTCATCTCCTTCTCGCTCCTCTGCGCCATCTGCCATCTATGGGCGCCCTCACACAGCTCAACGAG GTACGCCTACTcggacgaggaggagggcgaggacGTGGACCGTGACCTGGAGGACACGCGGCCGCTGATCCGGCCGGGACCGCTGTCCTACGTGGACACCTGGGCGATCTCCGTGTCGCACGACGCTACTACGGTCATACTGAGGACTGACTCCGGCGTGTACGCGAAAGCCGGCGACGGCGACAAGCGGGTCTAG